ccacaggtatataaaccccacttacttagtttccaacagacctcacaacctctgaggatgcatgccatagatgtgggtgaaacatcaggaaagaatgcttctggaacatggccagacagcccagaaaactcacagtaacccagtgattcaagccatgagcccatcattgtttgggtaaAGGGTGGGTAAGGTCAGGATGGGAATGATGTGTTTCTCCAACTATCATCCACCAGCACTCTCCACCACTGCCAATCCTAGCTAGGACTGCTGGGATTTTGTATGTTTCCAAGACATATGTCTACACAAAGATGTCAGTTCCAGACTCCTCGCTTCCGTCTGCCTCTTTGTTTCCCATCAAGCATCGCTTGCAATTAAGCTGAGATGATGGGCTTATTTCCCTGGATAAGCACAGGCCCAGGTGGGAGCCGGGCGAGATGTCAACCAAAAGGAAGTCTTGACACTGGCAAATTTTAATTCAAATCTAAACCTCTAAATTTGGTTGCTGGCCATGGCAGGAAACTCCTGTTTGCCATATGCAAACCTGGAAGGGGAAATTACACGCCGAGACTCcaaactggtggggttgcggaCACTTTGTCAGTCACTCTTGTGTTTAAAGGTCTCGGTGGGGAGGATGAGGAGGGTCATAAATCGGCCCCAAAGAAGAGAaccgtactcagcagcagagtagcaaagcacaagggcagatgtcttcactgtgtctggttgtgatccccaggttgtgccagtcagctttcgtacaatattatttctagcactcacttttttttataagtcagagcatggtccagagtaactcccaggtatttttatttgtcgtgtcaggacaaccagtcaaattatattacatttctaatagaacaaagcaaacaaacagacaaaatacaaaatttgtgagtttggtagttgattaaatgtccttcgaccagtaactagccacttggagtgcctctggttttgctataagaaggtcctccattgtgcatgtggctgggctcagggtgcattgcagcaggtggtcagtggttttctcttctccacactcacatgtcgaggattccactttgtggccccattttttgaggttggctctgcacagtctgttcagcgccttccaagttgtccagtcctctgtgtgcccaggggggagtcttgagattgagatgctgggtttgggcctgccacttttggactctcgcttgctgaggtgttccagtgagtgtctctgtagatctaagaaaactatttctagatttaagtcgttgacgtgctggctgatacccaaacaggggatgagttggagatgtctctgccttggtcctttcaccattggctgctacttcccggcggatgtcaggtgtttTGGCActataatgatatataataacAATCCTGCAAGAATTCACTAATTTGTGAACAGTTAATGTAAATTATAAACATATTtaactataataaatataaatgtaacatAAACATATTGGTAAATATGTATTCTTTTCACTTCTTGTGTTGTTCCTTTCAGGGGAGCGTGAGCACAACTCAGTCCTCATTTGTTCCTTTGCCTGGTAAGTATATATTTTTCTCTAGAAACCAGACAGTGGAGACATTTGCGGGTTTAGCTTTGTAGATATGATGAATGGGTTCTTTGTAGgaatgttctaggtcctccagcacaattctattgtCACAATCAACCatggagttgcactggaggacctaaagattcctggaGAGGATACCTTTTCAAGCATTTTTAGGTCGTCCAGCATtaaaggacctagaaattcctagataaGTCCTTTATTGGGTTTATAAAGTAGCATTTTACCAAATGAGTGCCTTTATGTGGACCCTGCACCCTGAAAGTGGCATGACTATTAATCCCAATCTAATCTGATTACCATTATGGACACCTATgccacatggagcccccggtggcacaatgggctggacccttgtgccggcaggattgaagaccaacaggttgcaggttcatattcagggagagcatggatgagctccctctgtcagctccagctccccatgcagggacatgagagaagttttgatggtaaaacatcaaaacatccgagcgtcccctgggtaacgtccttgcagacagccaattctctcacaccagaagcaacttgcagtttctcatgtcactcctgacacaaaaaacaaacaaaccctatgggttattgtaggttttttcgggctatatggccatggtctagaggcattctctcctgatgtttcgcctgcatctatggcaagcatcctcagaggtagtgaggtctgcagAAAAgattcctttgtctcaccctggtcattccacagatatataaaccctttttcctagttccaacagacctcactacttctgaggatgcttgccatagatgcaggtgaaacgtcaggagaaaatgcctctagaccatggccatatagcccgaaaaaacctacaacaacccagtgattccagccatgaaagccttcgacaatacattaaacaaaacCTAAGCCACATTTTTCTACCTTGTGTTCCTCTGACCTCTTTCTTAACCACATTTCCCCACTGTCCATAAAGGTTCCCCCACTGGTTATTATGGGGTTCGGAGATCCCTCGTGTCAGACATGGATTTACAAAGCAACAAGCAGATCCCTGGTGACGTCTACGCCTCTTCCCTCATGACGAAGCCATTCGGTTACGAGTCGCCGGCAGCGCAAGGGTATCCCTCTCTCCTGGACTCCCATTTCATGGACCAATATGTTGACCATCGGGCTGCTTCCGGAGCCTCCGCCCTCTTTGGCGCTTCGCCCCTGACATCCGTTGGGCCGTCGTTTCCAAGCGACTCTGCACACTTTTTAGCCGTAAGTAAATGGAATTGCATATCTTAAGCGGAGAGAACATACACCTGAGGTCCTCCCAATATTGACATCTGAGGTTCTCCAAACATTGATGGgcaacaactcccattatccatggCTGGGCCAGTGGGCAACCCACATCAACCTTTGGTTCTGTTTCCAGTCTTGTAGCTGCTTCCTTTCTGTGTAGGATTTGAAGAAAGCATACACAATAAAGCATTGCACCACACACAGTCCTTTCACAACTTTCATTACTAGTCTTCTATTCTAAGATGCATGTCATCCCcccctttttaaaatacatatcaataaagctttttttctgctgatgGTGTTGATGTAcaccttttccctctctcttttcctttcttcctttattaATACCCTTGCTTCCCCACATacaccttcctctctctttttcctccttccttccttccttcctctctctttctttctttcttcctccttccatcctttctctctctcactcactatctctctctcttccttccttcctttctttctttctttctctcttcctccttccttccttcctttcttcctctttctttctttctttctttctttccttccttcctttcttccttctttccttctttccttccttccttaattctttccttcctttctctctctctctctatttcttccttccttcctccttccttcctctctctttctctttctccttctttcctctctctctctctctctctcttccttccttccttccttccttccttccttccttccttccttcctctgtctttccttccttccttcctgtctctctctatccctccctcccttccatccttccttccttctttctttccttccttctttccttctttccttccttccttaattccttccttcctttctctctctctctctatttcttccttccttcctccttccttcctctctctctctctttctccttctttcctctctctctctctctctcttccttccttccttccttcctccttccttccttccttcctctgtctttccttccttccttcctgtctctctctatccctccctccctcccttccatccttccatccttccatccttccttccttacttccttcttccttcttccttcttccttccttccttccttccttccttccttccttccttccttccttccttccttcctctgtctttcctaccttccttcctgtctctctctatccctccctcccttccatccttccttccttctttccttccttccttccttccttccttccttccttccttcctctctcttccttccttcctctttcctccccccccttccttccttccttccatccttccttcctccagaaCAGTGTATCTcctgccaaatatatatatatcgtttTGGATGACATAGGGAAGGTTAACACCCCAATGGGGTTTCCTATGTGGTCCGTGCCCCTGTacagaagatgtcacctcactttctgtccctctcaaaattggattttgaaaaaattggcttgctgtggaaacaaggttcGGTGATatagcttcaatggagacaccttttccccatgataatgactcttccaggagtggatttcccttctgaggggaagatttctctcacttcctgttgcctcacccctgttcttaactaagaGTCGAGTGTTTGTAACTCCGGGACTGCCTGTAgtagaatgtaaatcaaaactcatgattggAAATTGACtgagtagaccaggcatgggcaagcttgggccctccagttgttttggacttcaactcccacaattcctaaccgcctaccggcggttaggaattgtgggagttgaagtccaaaacacctggagggccctagcttgcccatgcctggggtagACCTTCTGCCacaagagatgggtcttcagttgcGTTTTACACTCTTAATTTTCAATTCTTAAGGATTGGTGTTGAGCGGTACTTCCTTGATGCCATTTCAGCCAATGTCTCTCATTGCCTCCTTCTCAGAGAGACACCTGGGATCAGTCCTTACCTGACAGTCTGGGTCAATCCGAGGCCTGTCCAGAGTCCCTCCAGGTGCCTCCACCTGCCGGCTGCCTCTCTTCCCTCGATCCAGGGACGTCTTCTCAATACCGAAGCCCCAGTTGGAGCTCCCTCGTCTCTGGGCCGCAGCCCTACTCCTTCCACACCCTTGAGGATGTCCACTATGGCTACTCCGCTTCCTCGGCGTATCCTTTCTCCTCTTTGATGGCCGCCGTGTCCAGCGATTTGGGCTCCAAGGCCTTCCacgctccttcttcttctttggaagagTCTTCCGATGCAACTCCGCTCCATGAAGGCAACGCTCTTTGGCCGAAGGAAGATGGGAACCCACTTTGGGGCTCCTACGAATCCCGAAGGACTTACTGAGTCAAAGCAGAAGGCTCAATCCACCATCCAAAGGAAGATTTCAACAATCACTGATACTCTCACAACGGAAGGAACCCAACCAGCTTGTTGTGAGTTTCCGGgctgtctagaagcattctctcctgatgtttcgcccgcatctatgacgggcatcctcagaggttatgaggtctgttggaaactaggcaggtggggtttatatgagggttgaatgaaaagtaatgcctcaaccttcataactcctcaactgatggcagtactggtatgcggcaggtactggcttgttcagtagactctcctctacatttccattttgatgggaagtcttagcattgaacagatgttttgttaaagtgcaaagtatggaaccctgcgcacacgatcggtcaatgtgacttaatgTAACTTAAGCAACGCTTCCCCTGCCAAAGTtagttggtgcctcaccaaattatgaaatccatgcttccatagcattgagacatggcagttatagtgatgtcaaactgaattaattctacgggggttgagtgaaaagtaatgcctccaccttcataactcctcaaccgatggcagtactggtatgcggcaggtactggcttgttcagtagactctcctctacagtcccattttcgcaggaagccttagcattgaacagataTGTTGTttaagtgcgaagtatggaaccctgcgcaaatGATCGGTCAAAGTGACTAAAGCAGtgtacagtcattgaattcttgacagcagaaggtgtcaccccaaaggagattcatcagagaatgcaagctgtttatggtgtttgtgttgatgtgagtactgtgcgtcattgggtgagtaagtttaaagatgttgaggtgggaacatctgacttgcatgacaaacaaagagttggatgacctgtgacagcaaccactgagtttcacaagcaaaaggttgacagattgattcgggACAATCGTcctatcactcagagagaaatttcaagcataagaAACAAGAATGTGTTGGTCACATTAtttctttgcttggctattggaaaatCTGtacacgatgggtacccaggatgaaagaactgtgagacgctggttgcagaaacagtgtgttgacttcttctgtgacgacTTCAGAGAAGTTCTTCATTGTTGGCAGATATGTATCCAatagtctggtgattatgtggaaaagtgaatagtggtagttaaagagcacattctaaggattatttctgcgtttgatttattaaaatattcccatccaaaccaaaGTAAGTGCACCCAACCTTCagagatggggctacaa
This portion of the Anolis sagrei isolate rAnoSag1 chromosome 7, rAnoSag1.mat, whole genome shotgun sequence genome encodes:
- the POU2AF2 gene encoding POU domain class 2-associating factor 2; translated protein: MVHKGRYFWTGTQIWEILPFFCKTPSLFYVHPIHAPSLSLVPADYGKRVYQGVRVKHTVKDLLAEKQSRQTGSSRMNGSVSTTQSSFVPLPGSPTGYYGVRRSLVSDMDLQSNKQIPGDVYASSLMTKPFGYESPAAQGYPSLLDSHFMDQYVDHRAASGASALFGASPLTSVGPSFPSDSAHFLARDTWDQSLPDSLGQSEACPESLQVPPPAGCLSSLDPGTSSQYRSPSWSSLVSGPQPYSFHTLEDVHYGYSASSAYPFSSLMAAVSSDLGSKAFHAPSSSLEESSDATPLHEGNALWPKEDGNPLWGSYESRRTY